GTTGGCCCACGAGGGCATCGAAACCTTGGAACAGTTGGCAGCGTTCGGTGGGCTGGAGGCCTCGAAACTGCATGGATTGGGCCCCGTGGCCATAGCCCAGTTGGAGGATGCGATGGAAGAATCCGGCATCTCCTACGGAGCCGTCCGGGGGGACTGAGTTCCCGCGCCGGTGCCCCGGCCGCACGTACTAGGCTGGGGCCATGACTGAATATCGACGCCTTGGCCGCTCCGGACTGACCGTCTCCGTCGTGGGGCTGGGCTGTAACAACCTAGGCCGCGCCAATACGCCTACGGAATCCCAGGAGGGCACGGACGCGGTAGTCCACGCCGCCCTCGACGCCGGGGTGACGTTCTTCGATGTTGCCGATGCGTATGGTCGGGAAGCCGGCCTCAGCGAGACGATGCTGGGGAAAGCCCTCAAGGGAAACCGGGGGGACGTGGTCATTGGCACCAAATTCGGCATGGACATGAAGGGCGCCAACGGCAAGGACTTCGGGGCACGGGGTTCCCGGCGGTACATTGTGCGGGCCGTGGAAGCTTCCCTGCGCCGTTTGGACACCGAATGGATCGACCTTTACCAGTACCACACCCCGGACCACGCAACACCGGTGGACGAGACCCTCGCGGCCCTGGATGATCTGGTGACCAGCGGCAAAGTCCGGTACATCGGGCACTCCAACTTTGCCGGATGGCAGGTGGCGGAAGCAGAGTACGTGGCACGCCAGCTTGGTGGATCCCGCTTCATCTCGACCCAGAACCACTACAACCTGCTGGACCGCCGTGCGGAACTGGAGATCCTTCCCGCGGCCGAAGCTTTCTCCTTGGGCGTGCTGCCGTACTTCCCGCTGGCCAACGGGCTCCTCACTGGCAAGTACTCGGCGGGGAAGGCCCCGGAGGGATCCCGCTTGAGCCACACCCGCACGCATCTGGTCCATGACGCGGATTGGGACCAGCTGGGCCGGTATGGACAGTTCGCCAAGGAGCGCGGCCTGACAGAGGTGGAGCTTGCCTTCTCGTGGCTTGCCGCCCAGCCGTGCGTGGCCAGCGTCATCGCAGGGGCCACCAAGCCGGAACAGATCCGCCAAAACGCCGGGGCCGTGCGCTGGGTGCCCTCGCAGAGCGACCGGGACGAACTCGATGACATTTTCCCGAAAACTCCGAAGGTTGCACTCTTCTAGTTCTTGGGTAGACCAGAGGACAATGCCTACGCCAAAGGCCGTGGACCACGGGTCCACGGCCTTTGACGTTGCTGCGGTTAAAGCGCCGCTGAGGCGACCCCCGGTGCGTGGAAACGCTTCCCGTTGACCCGCTCCGACGCCCCCACCCGGTCCAGGTATGGAGTGATTCCGCCGAGGAACATGGGCCATCCGGCACCGAGGATCATGCAGAGGTCGATGTCCTCAGGACCTGCCACGACGTTTTCGGCCAGCATGAGCCCGATCTCTTCGGCGAGGGCATCCTGGGTCCGGCGCAGGACCTCTTCCCCGGTGGACGGACTCTGGCCGAAGGACAGAATGGCGAGTGTCTCTTCGGGGAGGACAGGCGCACCATCGGGGCCTGCAACCCACAGGGACTTCACGCCGTTGTCGATCAGCTTCTGCAGGTTCTGCGACACCGGGAAGCGGTCGCCAAAGGCCGCGTGGAGTGACTCCTGGACATGCTGTGCCACGGGCAATCCCACCATGGCACTCAGGGTGAACGGCGTCATGGGCAGGCCCATGGGGCGCAGCGCCGTGTCGGCCACCTGTGCGGGAGTTCCCTCGTCGAACGCGGCAATGACCTCGCCCATCAACCTCAGGAGGATCCGGTTCACGACGAAGGCCGCAGCGTCCTTGACGAGGACTGCGGTCTTCTTGAGCCCCTTGGCGAGTTCGAAGGCCGTGGCGAGGACCGCGTCATCGGTCTTCGGTGCCCGCACTATTTCGAGCAGCGGCATGACTGCCACGGGGTTGAAGAAGTGGAAGCCCACCAGGCGCTCGGGATGCCGGAGGTCCTCGGCCATGGCTGTCACCGACAGGGATGACGTGTTCGTTGCCAGGATGCACTCGGGGGAGACGATCGCCTCCACTTCGGCGAAGACTTGCTTCTTGACGCTGAGTTCTTCGAAGACCGCCTCGATCACAAAGTCGGCGTCGCTGAAGGCCTCCTTGGACACCGATCCGGTGACCAGTGCCTTCGTCCTGTTCGCGGCATCGGGGCTGATGCGCTTCTTGCCGAGCAGCTTGTCCACTTCGGCGTGGACGTAGGCCACACCCTTGTCGACGCGGGACTGGTCAATGTCGGTCATGACCACAGGGACCTTCAGCTGCCGTGCGAAGAGGAGCGCCAGTTGGCTGGCCATGAGGCCTGCACCGACGACTCCCACTTTGGTAACCGGCCGGGCCAGCTTCCGGTCCGGCGCACCGGCCGGCCGCTTGGACCGCTTCTGGACGAGGTCCAGGAAAGCGTAGACCGTGGCGCGGAATTCGTCCGACTGCATCAGGTCCGCCAGCGTCCGGCACTCAAGGGCAGCCGATTCCGCCTGGGTCATGGTCCGGTTGGCCTCCATGATGTCCAGCACCTTGCCCGGGGCGGGCGCTGCGTTGGAGATCTTTGCTTCCACCAAGTCCCTGCCTGCGGCAACGGCGGCGGCCCAACGCTCTGCCACGGCGGGGTCGGCAGGATCGACGGCGTTCTGCCGGTCGGCGGCGGTACGGCCGGAGATCACCCCGGCGGCCCAAGCCAGGGATTGCTCAAGGAAGTCGGCGGGTTCGAACATGGCATCGGCAATTCCCAGCTCGAAGGCTTGGGGACCCGTCAGCGTCTTGTTGTTGTTGAGGGCGTTCCCGATCATGACCTGCACGGCGTTTTCCGGGCCGATCAGCCTGGGGAGGATATAAACCCCGCCCCAACCCGGTACCAGGCCCAGGAACGCCTCGGGGAGCGCCAAGGCGCCTGCGCCGGTGGACACCGTCCGGTACGTGGACTGCAGCGCTATCTCCAGCCCGCCGCCGAGGGCGAGGCCGTTGATGAACGCGAAGCTGGGGACACCCAGGTTGACGAGCGTGCCGTAGACCTCGTGGCCGAGTTGGGCCATCCACAGGCCGTGTTCGCGCTCCTTGAGGGTCTTGACCGCGGAGAGGTCTGCACCCGCCACCAGGAAGTAGGGTTTCCCGGTGACGCCTACGCCCACGATCTCGCCCTTGGCGGCCCGGTCCCTTAGGGCTTCCAGGACGCCGCCAAGTTCGACGAGGGTATTGGGCCCCAGGGTGGTCGGCTTGGAATGGTCCAGTCTGTTGTCCAGGGTGATGAGGGCGAAGGTCCCGGCCCCGTCGGGAAGCTCGATGTCCTGCACATAGGAGTGCGTCACCACTTCGTCCGGAAACAGGGCGGCAAGCTTCTGGAAATCGTTGGCGCTCATGCGGCGGCTCCTTCTTCGGAGGTGGAATCGGTGGTGGAAGTGGCTCCATAGTCTGCGTGGTGCGGGTTCTCCCAGATCACGGTGGCGCCCATGCCAAGGCCGATGCACATGGTGGTGATGCCGTACCGCACGGAAGGGTCCTGTTCGAACTGCCGCGCCAGCTGGGTCATCAGCCGGACACCGGAAGAAGCGAGGGGATGTCCGACGGCGATCGCGCCGCCATAGCGGTTCACCCGGCGATCGTCGTCCGCGATGCCAAAGTGGTCGAGGAAGCTCAGGACCTGGACTGCGAAGGCCTCATTGATTTCAAAGAGTCCGATGTCCGAGATGTCCAGGCCTGCATTCTTCAGCGCTTTTTCGGTGGCAGGGACCGGTCCGATTCCCATGACCTCCGGCTCCACGCCGGCAAAGGCGTAGGACACCATGCGCATCTTTACGGGGAGGCCGAGTTCGCCCGCTGTGTCTTCGGCCGCGAGCAGGGCTACGGTGGCGCCGTCGTTCAATCCTGCCGCGTTGCCGGCGGTGACCCGGCCGTGGGCCCGGAAGGGCGTCTTGAGCCCGGCCAGATCCTCCACGGTGGTTCCCGGGCGGGGAGGCTCGTCTACGGAGTGCACGGTCCATCCCTGGCCCGGCTTCATGGTGGCCACCGGAACAAGGTCGCCCTGGATCTGTCCGTCGGCGTAGGCCGCCGCAAGCTTCGCCTGGGAGGACGCAGCGTAGGCGTCCGCGCGCTCCTTGGTGATGGCGGGGAACCGGTCGTGCAGGTTCTCGGCCGTGTTGCCCATGTTGAGTGCGGCCGGATCGACGAGGCGTTCGGACATGAAGCGCGGATTGGGATCAGCACCGGCACCCATGGGGTGGTTGCCCATGTGTTCCACTCCACCGGCGATCACGACGTCGTAGGCGCCGAAGCCGATGCCGCTCGCCGTCGTCGTGACTGCTGTCATGGCACCTGCGCACATGCGGTCGATCGCGAAGCCCGGCACGGTCCGGGGGAGCCCGGCCAGAAGCGCGGCTGTACGGCCGATGGTGAGGCCCTGGTCTCCGGTCTGCGTGGTTGCTGCGATGGCTACCTCGTCAACGCGTTCGGCCGGGAGGGAAGGATTGCGGCGCATGAGTTCCCTGATGCACTTCACCACCAGGTCATCTGCACGCGTTCCGGCGTAGATGCCTTTGTCTCCGGCCTTGCCGAAGGGAGTGCGGACGCCGTCCACGAAGACGACGTCGCGGACGGTTCTTTGCGCAGTGCGTGATGGACTCATGTGAAACTCCTCGCTGAGACACGGTGCCGGAACCGCTGGGCGGAATCCGGAGGGCATTGCTGCAATGTTACTCACCAGTAACTTTGCGTGCAAGGCCCGTATACGGCAAAGGCCCGCATCCACGAACCGGGGTTCATGAACGCGGGCCTTCAGGCGGTTACGGAGAATCTTTGGGCTTGGGCTCCTTGGCCGGGAGCGGCTGTGGGTTCAGGCATGCCTCGACGATGATCGGGGCGGCGAACGAAATCTGCCATTCGCGGGCTCCCAGGGCGCGCAGTTCGTCGGCGACCGTCTGGTGCGAGACTTCCGACGGCGGCCGCCACAGTACCCGCCGCAGGTAGTCCGGGGTCAGCAGGTTTTCCACCGGCAGCTTCAGCTCGTCCGCCTTTTCCTGGAGGGCAGGCCGGGCAGTGGCGAGGCGGGCGGCTGCTTCAGCATCGCGGTCTGCCCAAACGCGGGGCGGCGGCGGTGCGTTGGTGGGCAGATGCAGCGGGGGAAGCTCGGTCAGCATACGGGCCGCGGTGATGCAGCGGAGCCATCTGGGTGCTTCCCGCTGCGCCGACCTGCCGTGGAATCCCTTGGTGGCCAACAATTGGGGGACCGTGGTGGGCAGGGCTTTTGCGGCGGCCACCAGTGCGGAATCGGGGATGAGCCGTCCCGGTGCCACGTCCCGCTTCCGCGCCAGCTGGTCCCGCTCCAACCACAATTCGCGCACGGCTGCGAGTTGCCGCCGGTCCCTGATCTGGTGGAGGCCCGACGTCTTGCGCCACGCATCCACGCGGGGAAGTGCGATCCCGGCGGCGAGGATACCGGCGAACTCCTGTTCGGCGAATTCCAGCTTTCCGTCGGCTTCCAGGAGTTCGATGAGTTCTTCGCGCAATTCTGCGAGGACCTCGACGTCCAGTGCTGCGTACCGCAACCACGGTTCAGGGAGCGGTCGGGTGGACCAGTCGGCGGCGGAGTGTTCCTTGGCCAGGCCGAAGCCAAGCAATTGCTCGATGACGGCTGCCAGGCCTACCCGGGGCAATCCGGCGAGGCGGGCGGCAAGTTCGGTGTCGAACAGCTTGTCCGGCCACATGCCGAGCTCGGACAGGCATGGGAGGTCCTGCGTTGCCGCATGGAGGATCCATTCGACGCCGCGGAGGGCGTCATTGATGATGGCCAGGTTCTCAAACGGTTCAGGATCGATCAGCCACGTACCGGATCCTTCCCGCCGGATCTGGACGAGGAAAGCTCGTTGGCCGTAACGGAAGCCCGAGGCGCGTTCGGCATCGACCCCTGCAGGCCCGGATCCGGCGGCAATCGCTGCGGCGCAGCGCTCCAGTCCGGCCATGGTGTCGATGACCGGAGGGACGCCTTCGCGCGGTGAATCCAGTTCGATGATTTCGGGAACGTGGCTGTCGAAGCCGTCCACCTTGATGTGGGTTGTGGGATCAGCAACCGGGTCGCCGGTTGTGGTTTTTTCCAGTTTTTCAGGGGTCATGATTGCTTAAGCTTACCGAGTCCGGCGCGCCGGGGCCGGATCGGGGGTGCAGTGCGGCTTCAGTTGAGCCTCCTGTTGGGCAGTCCCGTCACTCCCGGCGGCAGGGGCGGGAGGC
The Paenarthrobacter ureafaciens genome window above contains:
- a CDS encoding thiolase family protein; this translates as MSPSRTAQRTVRDVVFVDGVRTPFGKAGDKGIYAGTRADDLVVKCIRELMRRNPSLPAERVDEVAIAATTQTGDQGLTIGRTAALLAGLPRTVPGFAIDRMCAGAMTAVTTTASGIGFGAYDVVIAGGVEHMGNHPMGAGADPNPRFMSERLVDPAALNMGNTAENLHDRFPAITKERADAYAASSQAKLAAAYADGQIQGDLVPVATMKPGQGWTVHSVDEPPRPGTTVEDLAGLKTPFRAHGRVTAGNAAGLNDGATVALLAAEDTAGELGLPVKMRMVSYAFAGVEPEVMGIGPVPATEKALKNAGLDISDIGLFEINEAFAVQVLSFLDHFGIADDDRRVNRYGGAIAVGHPLASSGVRLMTQLARQFEQDPSVRYGITTMCIGLGMGATVIWENPHHADYGATSTTDSTSEEGAAA
- a CDS encoding aldo/keto reductase — its product is MTEYRRLGRSGLTVSVVGLGCNNLGRANTPTESQEGTDAVVHAALDAGVTFFDVADAYGREAGLSETMLGKALKGNRGDVVIGTKFGMDMKGANGKDFGARGSRRYIVRAVEASLRRLDTEWIDLYQYHTPDHATPVDETLAALDDLVTSGKVRYIGHSNFAGWQVAEAEYVARQLGGSRFISTQNHYNLLDRRAELEILPAAEAFSLGVLPYFPLANGLLTGKYSAGKAPEGSRLSHTRTHLVHDADWDQLGRYGQFAKERGLTEVELAFSWLAAQPCVASVIAGATKPEQIRQNAGAVRWVPSQSDRDELDDIFPKTPKVALF
- a CDS encoding 3-hydroxyacyl-CoA dehydrogenase NAD-binding domain-containing protein; the protein is MSANDFQKLAALFPDEVVTHSYVQDIELPDGAGTFALITLDNRLDHSKPTTLGPNTLVELGGVLEALRDRAAKGEIVGVGVTGKPYFLVAGADLSAVKTLKEREHGLWMAQLGHEVYGTLVNLGVPSFAFINGLALGGGLEIALQSTYRTVSTGAGALALPEAFLGLVPGWGGVYILPRLIGPENAVQVMIGNALNNNKTLTGPQAFELGIADAMFEPADFLEQSLAWAAGVISGRTAADRQNAVDPADPAVAERWAAAVAAGRDLVEAKISNAAPAPGKVLDIMEANRTMTQAESAALECRTLADLMQSDEFRATVYAFLDLVQKRSKRPAGAPDRKLARPVTKVGVVGAGLMASQLALLFARQLKVPVVMTDIDQSRVDKGVAYVHAEVDKLLGKKRISPDAANRTKALVTGSVSKEAFSDADFVIEAVFEELSVKKQVFAEVEAIVSPECILATNTSSLSVTAMAEDLRHPERLVGFHFFNPVAVMPLLEIVRAPKTDDAVLATAFELAKGLKKTAVLVKDAAAFVVNRILLRLMGEVIAAFDEGTPAQVADTALRPMGLPMTPFTLSAMVGLPVAQHVQESLHAAFGDRFPVSQNLQKLIDNGVKSLWVAGPDGAPVLPEETLAILSFGQSPSTGEEVLRRTQDALAEEIGLMLAENVVAGPEDIDLCMILGAGWPMFLGGITPYLDRVGASERVNGKRFHAPGVASAAL
- a CDS encoding HRDC domain-containing protein produces the protein MTPEKLEKTTTGDPVADPTTHIKVDGFDSHVPEIIELDSPREGVPPVIDTMAGLERCAAAIAAGSGPAGVDAERASGFRYGQRAFLVQIRREGSGTWLIDPEPFENLAIINDALRGVEWILHAATQDLPCLSELGMWPDKLFDTELAARLAGLPRVGLAAVIEQLLGFGLAKEHSAADWSTRPLPEPWLRYAALDVEVLAELREELIELLEADGKLEFAEQEFAGILAAGIALPRVDAWRKTSGLHQIRDRRQLAAVRELWLERDQLARKRDVAPGRLIPDSALVAAAKALPTTVPQLLATKGFHGRSAQREAPRWLRCITAARMLTELPPLHLPTNAPPPPRVWADRDAEAAARLATARPALQEKADELKLPVENLLTPDYLRRVLWRPPSEVSHQTVADELRALGAREWQISFAAPIIVEACLNPQPLPAKEPKPKDSP